Proteins encoded within one genomic window of Mycolicibacterium monacense:
- a CDS encoding adenosylcobalamin-dependent ribonucleoside-diphosphate reductase produces MTASRWPTRVRRRDGTLVPFDAGRIEAAVLRAAREVACDDPDMPGAVARTVADTLGPGTADVETIQDFVEARLGEAGLDDVARAYIVYRRDRADLRAAKALLGVRDELKLSLAAVTVLRERYLLRDQRGRPVESTGEMMDRAARCVAAAEDAYEPGSSAEWTDRFSRGLRDLEFLPNSPTLMNAGTDLGLLSGCFVLPVEDSLRSIFATLAKAAEIQRAGGGTGFSFSRIRPDGDPITTTTGSACGPVPFVGLFDAAAQVVSLGGRRRGACMAVLDVSHPDIYDFIASKSGSTAKLPHFNLSIGVGDAFMRAVESGGMHRLVNPRTGKTAARVRADELFAAICEAANHGGDPGLVFLDTINRANPVPQRGRIEATNPCGEVPLLPYESCNLGSVNLTRMLTGDEVDWTRLTAVTEMAVRFLDDVIDVSRYPFAELGEATRATRKIGLGVMGLAEMLARLGIPYDSEEALRLTDRVMRHIQRAAHRASRRLAEDRGPFPAFPDSRLVRSGPRRNAQVTSVAPTGTISLIAGTTAGIEPMFAIAYTRAILGRHLLEVNPTFDRLARDRGFYRDELITEIAERGGVRRCPSLPAEVRSAFPTATEISPDWHLRMQAVVQRHVDAAVSKTVNLPSTATPADVRDIYLKAWKAKVKGVTVYRYGSREDQVLTFAAPPGMPVQAPADFSGGCAQRSCEF; encoded by the coding sequence GTGACGGCATCGCGGTGGCCCACCAGGGTCCGGCGGCGCGACGGGACGTTGGTGCCCTTCGATGCCGGCCGGATCGAGGCCGCCGTGCTGCGCGCCGCACGCGAAGTCGCCTGTGACGACCCGGACATGCCGGGTGCGGTGGCACGAACCGTGGCCGACACCCTGGGGCCGGGAACAGCCGATGTCGAGACCATCCAGGATTTCGTCGAGGCGCGGCTGGGGGAGGCCGGCCTCGACGATGTCGCCCGCGCCTACATCGTCTATCGCCGCGACCGCGCGGACCTGCGGGCGGCCAAGGCGCTGCTCGGGGTGCGCGACGAGCTCAAGCTGAGCCTGGCCGCGGTCACGGTGCTGCGGGAGCGCTACCTGCTGCGGGATCAGCGCGGCCGGCCGGTCGAATCGACGGGCGAGATGATGGACCGCGCGGCGCGTTGTGTCGCCGCTGCCGAAGACGCGTACGAACCCGGCTCGTCGGCCGAGTGGACCGATCGGTTCTCCCGCGGCCTGCGCGACCTGGAGTTCCTGCCGAACTCCCCGACACTGATGAACGCGGGCACCGATCTCGGGCTTCTCTCCGGGTGTTTCGTCCTGCCGGTCGAGGATTCGCTTCGCTCGATCTTCGCGACGTTGGCCAAGGCCGCCGAGATCCAGCGCGCCGGCGGGGGAACGGGGTTCTCCTTCAGCCGCATCCGCCCCGACGGTGACCCCATCACCACGACGACCGGGTCGGCCTGTGGCCCCGTGCCGTTTGTCGGCCTCTTCGACGCTGCCGCACAAGTGGTTTCGCTGGGCGGGCGCCGCCGGGGTGCGTGTATGGCGGTGCTCGACGTGTCGCATCCGGACATCTACGACTTCATCGCGAGCAAGAGCGGGTCCACCGCGAAGCTGCCGCATTTCAACCTCTCGATCGGCGTCGGCGACGCCTTCATGCGTGCGGTGGAAAGCGGCGGGATGCATCGGCTGGTCAATCCGCGAACCGGCAAGACGGCCGCACGGGTGCGCGCCGACGAGTTGTTCGCCGCGATCTGCGAGGCCGCGAACCACGGGGGCGACCCCGGCCTGGTCTTCCTGGACACGATCAACCGGGCCAACCCGGTGCCGCAACGGGGCCGGATCGAGGCCACGAATCCCTGTGGTGAGGTCCCGCTGCTGCCGTATGAGTCGTGCAACCTCGGCTCGGTCAACCTCACCCGGATGCTCACCGGCGACGAGGTCGACTGGACACGGCTCACCGCGGTCACCGAGATGGCGGTCCGCTTCCTCGACGACGTCATCGACGTCAGCCGGTATCCGTTCGCCGAGCTGGGCGAGGCGACCCGAGCCACCCGCAAGATCGGTCTGGGTGTCATGGGGTTGGCCGAGATGCTGGCGCGACTGGGAATTCCCTACGACAGTGAGGAGGCGCTGCGGCTGACCGATCGGGTGATGCGCCACATCCAGCGAGCGGCGCACCGTGCCTCGCGCCGGCTGGCCGAAGACCGGGGGCCCTTCCCCGCCTTCCCGGACAGTCGGCTCGTGCGGTCCGGGCCGCGCCGCAACGCACAGGTCACGTCCGTGGCGCCCACGGGCACCATCTCGCTGATCGCAGGCACCACCGCCGGGATCGAGCCGATGTTCGCCATCGCCTACACGCGCGCGATCCTGGGACGCCATTTGCTCGAGGTGAACCCGACGTTCGACCGGTTGGCCCGCGACCGCGGTTTCTACCGCGATGAACTGATCACCGAGATCGCGGAGCGTGGGGGCGTGCGGCGGTGCCCGTCGCTTCCGGCCGAGGTGCGGTCCGCCTTCCCGACCGCCACCGAGATCTCTCCCGACTGGCATCTACGCATGCAGGCGGTCGTCCAGCGACACGTCGACGCGGCAGTGTCGAAGACGGTCAACCTGCCGTCCACGGCCACACCGGCCGACGTCCGCGACATCTACCTCAAGGCGTGGAAAGCGAAGGTCAAGGGCGTCACGGTGTACCGGTACGGCAGCCGGGAAGATCAGGTGCTGACCTTCGCCGCGCCGCCCGGGATGCCGGTCCAGGCGCCGGCCGACTTCAGCGGCGGCTGTGCGCAGCGCTCCTGTGAGTTCTGA
- a CDS encoding DUF1918 domain-containing protein, which yields MKAKVGDWLVIKGTTVDRHDQRGLITEVHSEDGSPPYVVRWLDSDHLATVFPGPDAVVLTADEQHAADERASRRFGAVQSEILHGDAN from the coding sequence ATGAAGGCCAAGGTGGGTGACTGGCTCGTCATCAAGGGAACGACGGTCGATCGGCACGACCAACGGGGTCTGATCACCGAGGTGCACTCCGAGGACGGCTCGCCGCCCTACGTGGTGCGCTGGCTGGACAGCGATCACCTGGCGACGGTGTTCCCGGGCCCCGACGCGGTGGTCCTGACCGCCGACGAGCAGCACGCCGCCGACGAACGGGCAAGCCGCCGTTTCGGGGCCGTGCAGTCGGAAATCCTCCACGGCGACGCGAATTAG
- a CDS encoding pyridoxamine 5'-phosphate oxidase family protein — protein MSDESKPVSVLPQSDCWNLLSSVTLGRLVTSVDGQPEIFPVNFVVQRRTVLFRTAEGTKLVSAAINHNVLFEADDHNVAEGWSVVVKGVAKILHDDDELAEAERGQLLPWTSTTKQHYVRIRPLTVTGRRFIFGPGLVH, from the coding sequence ATGTCCGATGAATCCAAGCCCGTCTCCGTCCTCCCCCAGAGCGACTGCTGGAACCTGTTGTCGAGTGTGACCCTCGGCCGGCTCGTCACCAGCGTCGACGGCCAACCCGAGATCTTCCCGGTCAATTTCGTCGTCCAGCGCCGCACCGTGCTGTTCCGCACCGCCGAAGGCACCAAACTGGTGAGCGCGGCCATCAACCACAATGTGCTGTTCGAGGCCGACGACCACAACGTCGCCGAAGGCTGGAGTGTCGTGGTCAAGGGGGTGGCCAAGATACTCCACGACGACGACGAGTTGGCCGAAGCCGAACGGGGACAACTACTTCCCTGGACCTCGACGACGAAACAGCACTACGTCCGGATCCGGCCGCTGACCGTCACCGGCAGGCGGTTCATCTTCGGACCCGGGTTGGTGCACTAA
- a CDS encoding Hsp20/alpha crystallin family protein, which translates to MSNVAVQQHQRPSWPDISDLFAGLPAWANLRPVLGGHPIKVEEDIKDGKYELQAEIPGVDPEKDIDVVVRDGVLTIKTERSEKKESRGRSEFTYGSFARSVTLPAAADEDGITAGYDKGILTVTVPLKEPASPEKHVTIKSTD; encoded by the coding sequence ATGAGCAATGTCGCTGTGCAACAGCATCAACGCCCGTCCTGGCCGGATATCTCCGATCTGTTCGCCGGATTGCCGGCGTGGGCGAATCTGCGCCCGGTACTCGGCGGGCACCCCATCAAGGTCGAAGAGGACATCAAGGACGGAAAGTACGAACTGCAGGCCGAGATTCCCGGGGTGGATCCCGAGAAGGACATCGACGTCGTCGTGCGCGACGGTGTTCTCACCATCAAGACCGAACGCAGCGAGAAGAAGGAGTCCCGTGGCCGTTCGGAGTTCACCTACGGATCCTTCGCCCGTTCGGTGACCCTGCCTGCAGCGGCGGACGAGGACGGCATCACGGCCGGCTACGACAAGGGGATCCTCACGGTGACCGTGCCGCTCAAGGAGCCCGCCAGCCCGGAGAAGCACGTCACGATCAAGTCGACGGACTGA
- a CDS encoding erythromycin esterase family protein codes for MTRTRPPQSPRRVFRDRREAGRVLADLLTAYRGRDDVIVLGLARGGVPVAWEVAAALGAPLDAFIVRKLGAPGHEEFAMGALATGGRVVVNDDIVRALRVSPQQLRDIAEREGHELFRREAAYRAGRPPLDVSGKTVVLVDDGLATGASMMAAIQALRDAGPAEIVVAVPAAPESTCHEILGVADDLVCASMPTPFVAVGESYWDFRQVSGEEVREHLATPTTGSAATPAPAALTPTAIVGGCAVDAPGGVPPLDALEAIVGDARVVLIGEGSHGTHEFYAARAAITRWLIEQKGFCAVAAEADWPDAYRVNRYVRGEGEDTTADAALRGFQRFPAWMWRNVVVRDFAEWLQAHNRQRRSLGQRQTGFYGLDLYSLHRSMEEVISYLDGVDPRAADRARRRYACFDHATADDGQAYGYAAAFGAGLSCEREAVDQLIDMHHSAIDYLHHDGLVAEDELFYAQQNAQTVRDAEVYYRAMFSGRVTSWNLRDEHMARTLESLLTHLDRHPGAGPARIVLWAHNSHVGDARATEVSSDGQLTLGQLARQRFGDDCRLIGLTTYTGTVTAASEWGGVAERKVVRPALNGSVEELFHETDRPEFVISALIDRAAEEPLSTVRLGRAIGVIYLPATERQSHYYHVRPADQYDAIIHIDRTRALEPLEVTSEWVAGETPETYPSGL; via the coding sequence ATGACCCGGACCCGCCCACCGCAGAGCCCTCGGCGCGTGTTCCGCGACCGCCGCGAGGCCGGTCGGGTGCTGGCGGACCTGCTCACCGCATACCGCGGGCGAGATGACGTCATCGTGCTGGGGCTGGCACGCGGCGGTGTCCCGGTCGCGTGGGAGGTGGCCGCGGCCCTCGGCGCTCCCCTGGACGCGTTCATCGTGCGCAAGCTGGGGGCGCCGGGGCATGAGGAGTTCGCGATGGGGGCGCTGGCCACCGGCGGGCGCGTCGTGGTCAACGACGACATCGTGCGCGCGCTGCGCGTCAGCCCGCAGCAACTCCGAGACATCGCCGAGCGGGAAGGGCACGAGCTCTTCCGCAGGGAAGCCGCCTACCGGGCCGGGCGTCCCCCGCTCGACGTGTCCGGGAAGACGGTCGTCCTCGTCGACGACGGGCTGGCGACCGGGGCCAGCATGATGGCGGCGATACAGGCCCTGCGTGACGCCGGCCCGGCCGAGATCGTGGTCGCGGTGCCCGCCGCGCCGGAGTCGACCTGCCACGAGATACTCGGCGTCGCCGACGATCTGGTCTGCGCGAGCATGCCGACGCCGTTCGTCGCTGTCGGTGAATCGTATTGGGATTTCCGACAGGTAAGCGGCGAAGAAGTCCGCGAGCACCTCGCCACCCCAACGACCGGCAGCGCCGCCACACCCGCGCCGGCCGCCCTGACACCGACCGCCATCGTGGGTGGGTGTGCGGTGGACGCGCCGGGCGGCGTGCCGCCACTCGACGCGCTGGAAGCGATCGTCGGTGACGCCAGGGTGGTCCTGATCGGCGAGGGCTCACACGGGACCCACGAGTTCTACGCTGCCCGCGCCGCGATCACCAGGTGGCTCATCGAGCAGAAGGGCTTCTGCGCGGTCGCCGCGGAAGCCGACTGGCCCGACGCCTACCGGGTCAACCGGTACGTCCGCGGCGAGGGCGAGGACACCACCGCCGACGCGGCGTTGCGCGGATTCCAGCGCTTCCCGGCGTGGATGTGGCGCAACGTGGTGGTGCGGGACTTCGCCGAGTGGCTGCAGGCCCACAATCGGCAGCGCCGATCCCTCGGTCAGCGCCAGACCGGCTTCTACGGCCTGGACCTCTACAGCCTGCATCGCTCCATGGAAGAGGTGATCTCCTATCTCGACGGGGTGGACCCGCGCGCGGCAGATCGTGCGCGCCGCCGTTACGCCTGCTTCGACCACGCGACCGCCGACGACGGTCAGGCCTACGGTTACGCCGCCGCCTTCGGCGCGGGTCTGTCCTGTGAGCGTGAGGCGGTCGATCAGCTGATCGACATGCACCACAGCGCAATCGATTACCTCCACCACGACGGCCTGGTCGCCGAGGACGAGTTGTTCTACGCCCAGCAGAACGCCCAGACCGTCCGCGACGCCGAGGTCTACTACCGGGCGATGTTCAGCGGCCGTGTGACGTCGTGGAATCTGCGAGACGAACACATGGCCAGAACACTGGAGTCGCTGCTGACCCACCTCGATCGCCACCCCGGCGCGGGCCCGGCACGAATCGTGTTGTGGGCGCACAACTCCCACGTCGGTGACGCCAGGGCCACCGAGGTGTCCTCCGACGGCCAGCTCACCCTGGGGCAGCTGGCGCGTCAACGGTTCGGCGACGACTGCCGCCTGATCGGCCTGACCACCTACACGGGCACCGTCACCGCGGCCAGTGAGTGGGGCGGTGTCGCCGAGCGGAAGGTCGTCCGGCCTGCACTGAACGGCAGCGTGGAAGAGCTGTTCCACGAAACCGATCGGCCGGAGTTCGTCATCTCGGCGTTGATCGACCGTGCCGCCGAGGAACCGCTGTCGACGGTGCGGTTGGGCCGGGCGATCGGCGTCATCTACCTCCCGGCCACCGAGCGGCAGAGCCACTACTACCACGTGCGGCCCGCCGATCAGTACGACGCCATCATCCACATCGACCGGACGCGGGCGCTCGAGCCGCTGGAGGTCACCAGCGAATGGGTGGCGGGCGAGACCCCCGAGACGTATCCCAGCGGTTTGTGA
- a CDS encoding heavy metal translocating P-type ATPase, whose translation MDAQTQWVSRLRPLIEPALVVLTVVALAAGGIAWLAGWRSAADLCWIAGTVLAVVPAVVWVVAALRRGRVGVDVIAVLSLVGTLLVHEYLAGALVAVMLAGGRALDAAATRRASHDLRALLERAPRFARRRTDGQVSVIPLDEVAADDVLVVGPGEVVPVDGRVLDVVAVLDESALTGEPLQVEHAVGEPVRSGVVNAGGAFELRATATAEDSTYAGIVRLARQAGAESAPLVRLADRYAAWFLPLTLVLAGAAWLVSGSAVRAVAVLVVATPCPLLLAAPVAIVSGLSRASRSGVIIRSGGALENLGHATTLVMDKTGTVTMGRPVVVDVAVAPGREPTELLRQAASVDQFSPHVLAEAIVTEARKRGQSLSLPSDVLEEPGRGVTATVEGQRISVGKLPDRNAVSGWQRGALNRAGLDGAAISWVSIAGEPVGAVLLRDPLRRDAPRTMRRLRAAGLNRLVMLTGDRAEPAREVATVLGLDEVYAEQSPADKVAAVRGERERAVTVMVGDGINDAPALAAATVGVAMGARGATASSEAADVVLTTDRVDRLADAMDVARWSRRIAVQSAVVGMSLSLLAMVVAAFGWLPPAAGALLQEGIDVAVILNALRALRGNPDSAMDLPPETEQLLHRFAAEHDELRETLPLLRDAADRLAEAPDAAALDSLRAVHRLLTDRILPHEFAEENELYPALARPLGSGEATATMSRTHAEIKRLADRIGTHVRLAESAGAVEPDQVDDLLACLYGLYALLRLHFVQEEENYFTLTEDEPTP comes from the coding sequence ATGGACGCCCAGACGCAGTGGGTTTCGCGCCTCCGCCCGCTGATCGAACCCGCGTTGGTGGTGCTCACCGTGGTCGCGCTCGCCGCGGGCGGTATCGCGTGGCTGGCCGGATGGCGTTCCGCCGCTGACCTGTGCTGGATCGCCGGGACGGTGCTCGCCGTGGTGCCGGCGGTCGTCTGGGTGGTCGCGGCATTGCGCCGGGGGCGGGTCGGCGTCGATGTGATCGCGGTGCTGTCACTCGTCGGCACCCTGTTGGTGCACGAGTACCTGGCCGGCGCCCTGGTCGCGGTGATGCTGGCCGGTGGCCGTGCGCTGGATGCCGCCGCCACGCGGCGTGCCAGCCATGACCTGCGCGCCCTGCTGGAACGCGCCCCACGGTTCGCGCGGCGACGGACCGACGGGCAGGTCAGCGTGATCCCGCTCGACGAAGTCGCCGCCGATGACGTGTTGGTGGTCGGGCCGGGCGAGGTGGTGCCCGTGGACGGGCGGGTGCTCGACGTGGTGGCGGTGCTGGACGAGTCGGCGTTGACCGGTGAGCCGCTACAGGTCGAACACGCTGTCGGCGAACCGGTCCGCAGCGGTGTGGTGAACGCCGGCGGTGCGTTCGAGCTGCGCGCCACCGCCACGGCCGAGGACAGCACCTATGCCGGTATCGTCCGACTGGCCCGGCAGGCCGGCGCGGAAAGCGCACCCCTCGTGCGGTTGGCCGACCGCTACGCCGCCTGGTTCCTGCCGCTGACGCTGGTGCTCGCCGGCGCGGCGTGGCTGGTCAGCGGCTCGGCGGTGCGGGCGGTGGCGGTCCTGGTGGTGGCCACGCCGTGTCCGCTGCTCCTCGCGGCGCCGGTCGCGATCGTGTCGGGATTGTCGCGCGCCTCCCGAAGCGGGGTGATCATCCGCAGTGGCGGTGCACTCGAGAACCTGGGACACGCAACCACTTTGGTGATGGACAAGACGGGCACCGTGACGATGGGCCGCCCGGTGGTCGTCGACGTGGCCGTCGCCCCCGGCCGCGAGCCGACCGAGCTGCTGCGGCAGGCGGCGTCGGTGGATCAGTTCTCCCCGCACGTACTGGCCGAGGCCATCGTCACCGAGGCGCGCAAGCGCGGTCAATCGCTGTCACTACCCAGCGACGTGCTCGAAGAACCGGGCCGCGGCGTCACCGCCACCGTCGAGGGCCAACGCATCTCGGTGGGAAAGCTGCCGGACCGCAACGCCGTCAGCGGCTGGCAGCGCGGCGCGCTCAACCGGGCAGGTCTGGACGGCGCCGCGATCTCCTGGGTGAGCATCGCGGGTGAACCGGTGGGCGCGGTGCTGTTGCGGGATCCGTTGCGCCGCGACGCACCGCGGACGATGCGCCGGTTGCGGGCAGCGGGCCTGAACCGGTTGGTGATGCTGACCGGTGACCGCGCCGAACCGGCCCGCGAGGTCGCCACCGTGCTGGGACTCGACGAGGTGTACGCCGAGCAGTCACCGGCCGACAAGGTCGCCGCGGTCCGCGGCGAACGCGAACGCGCCGTGACGGTGATGGTGGGCGACGGGATCAACGACGCTCCGGCACTGGCCGCGGCCACGGTGGGTGTCGCGATGGGTGCGCGCGGGGCGACCGCGTCCTCCGAGGCCGCCGACGTCGTGTTGACGACCGATCGCGTCGACCGCCTCGCCGATGCGATGGACGTGGCCCGCTGGTCGCGGCGCATCGCCGTTCAGAGCGCCGTGGTGGGCATGAGCCTGTCGCTGCTGGCGATGGTGGTTGCCGCATTCGGCTGGCTGCCACCCGCCGCCGGCGCCCTCCTGCAGGAGGGCATCGACGTGGCGGTGATCCTCAATGCCCTGCGAGCGCTGCGCGGAAACCCCGACTCCGCAATGGATCTCCCGCCGGAGACCGAGCAGCTGCTGCATCGCTTCGCGGCCGAACACGACGAGCTCCGGGAAACCCTCCCACTGCTGCGCGACGCCGCCGACCGGCTGGCCGAGGCGCCGGACGCGGCCGCATTGGACTCGCTGAGGGCCGTGCACCGGTTGCTCACCGACCGGATCCTGCCGCACGAATTCGCCGAGGAGAACGAGCTGTATCCGGCGTTGGCCCGCCCGCTGGGCAGCGGTGAGGCCACCGCCACCATGAGCCGCACCCACGCCGAGATCAAACGGCTCGCCGACCGCATCGGTACGCATGTCCGCCTCGCCGAATCGGCGGGCGCGGTCGAACCCGACCAGGTCGACGACCTGCTGGCGTGTCTGTACGGGCTCTACGCCCTGTTGCGGCTGCACTTCGTGCAGGAAGAGGAGAACTACTTCACCCTCACCGAGGACGAGCCCACACCCTGA
- a CDS encoding Acg family FMN-binding oxidoreductase — translation MTTYGPDRDTIHAALSLAIRAPSIHNSQPWRWRVGEDSVHLYADTPPHLSHTDPDGRELLISCGAALNHCVIALSALGWRSVVHRFPNPAEPLHLAALEMHRQAPGEVDIALAAAIPRRRTDRRHFSAWPVAIGDVALMGARAARAGVTMRRVETTSAFRAVLAKAVWDHASDPDYRDELSVWSGRHASTVGVPARNAPVSVPEARVPGRLFAGPALDQPAEADPADDNAVLLSLGTAGDDDLSRLRAGEATSLVLLTATALGLATCPVTEPLEIPETRDAVRADVFGESAYPQLLFRVGWAPVNADPLPPTPRRPLREVVSCLDGAPYG, via the coding sequence GTGACCACGTACGGTCCGGACAGGGACACCATCCATGCGGCCCTGTCGCTGGCGATTCGCGCGCCCTCGATCCACAATTCGCAACCGTGGCGTTGGCGCGTCGGCGAGGACAGCGTCCACCTCTACGCGGACACACCCCCGCACCTGTCCCACACCGACCCCGATGGCCGCGAACTCCTGATCAGCTGCGGCGCCGCGTTGAACCACTGCGTGATCGCGCTGTCGGCACTTGGCTGGCGGTCGGTGGTCCACCGGTTCCCCAACCCCGCTGAGCCCTTGCACCTGGCCGCGCTCGAGATGCACCGCCAGGCGCCGGGCGAGGTCGACATCGCCCTCGCCGCCGCGATTCCGCGGCGACGCACCGACCGCAGGCATTTCAGCGCCTGGCCGGTCGCCATCGGTGATGTCGCACTGATGGGAGCCCGCGCCGCCAGAGCCGGTGTCACGATGCGCCGGGTGGAGACCACCAGCGCGTTCCGGGCCGTCTTGGCGAAAGCCGTGTGGGACCACGCGTCCGACCCGGACTACCGCGACGAGCTGTCGGTGTGGAGCGGACGGCACGCGTCGACCGTCGGCGTACCCGCCCGCAATGCTCCCGTGTCCGTCCCCGAGGCACGTGTTCCCGGGCGGCTGTTCGCCGGTCCGGCACTCGATCAGCCGGCGGAAGCCGATCCCGCCGACGACAACGCCGTGCTGCTCTCCCTCGGTACCGCGGGCGACGACGACCTCTCGCGGCTTCGCGCCGGCGAGGCGACCAGCCTGGTGCTGCTCACCGCGACCGCGCTCGGGCTGGCGACGTGCCCGGTGACCGAACCCCTCGAGATTCCCGAGACCCGGGACGCGGTCCGGGCCGACGTCTTCGGCGAGAGCGCCTACCCCCAGCTGCTTTTCCGTGTGGGTTGGGCGCCGGTGAATGCCGATCCGCTGCCGCCCACCCCTCGCCGACCACTTCGGGAGGTCGTCTCGTGCCTTGACGGCGCACCCTACGGGTGA
- a CDS encoding sensor histidine kinase: MTGVGPGDQCSVRPIGETLSQLRLRELLTEVQDRVEEIVEGRDRLDGLVDAMLTVTSGLDLDATLRTIVHTAIELIDARYGALGVRGHDHELVEFIYEGIDEPTRLAIGPLPQGRGVLGVLIDDPQPIRLENIHDHPASVGFPEHHPPMRTFLGVPIRIRDEVFGNLYLSEKTSGQPFSEDDEVLTQALAAAAGIAIDNARLFEQSRTRQAWIEATRDIATELLGGADPARVYRLVAEESLKLTHADVAFVAVPADGDELVIADAAGDTRTDPSVASLIPLQGNDIGEAFVARTPRLVEVIAAQTGLLDDAGPALILPMRTTEAVAGVVVLLRRAGRPAFTAEQLEMMAAFVDQAALAWQSAVAQRRIRELDVLTDRDRIARDLHDQVIQRLFGVGLTLQGTIPRARTPDVQRRLIESVDDLQEVIQQIRTAIFDLQGGSSGSTRLRQRLDEAIAHLAGAELRTTVQYVGPLSVVGAELADHAEAVVSEAVSNAVRHAQATELSVLVTVDDDLRIEIRDNGVGIPDNLTESGLANLRRRAEEVGGALTIEPAAGGGTCLSWTAPLT, from the coding sequence ATGACCGGGGTCGGGCCGGGCGACCAGTGCAGCGTTCGCCCAATCGGCGAAACGCTGTCGCAGCTGCGGCTGCGTGAGCTGCTCACCGAGGTTCAGGACCGGGTCGAGGAGATCGTCGAGGGCCGGGACCGGCTCGACGGTCTGGTCGACGCGATGCTCACGGTCACCTCCGGACTCGACCTGGACGCCACCCTGCGCACCATCGTGCACACGGCCATCGAGCTGATCGACGCGCGTTACGGGGCACTGGGGGTGCGCGGACACGACCACGAGCTGGTCGAGTTCATCTACGAGGGCATCGACGAACCCACCCGGCTGGCGATCGGACCGCTGCCGCAGGGCCGGGGTGTCCTCGGCGTGCTGATCGACGACCCGCAGCCGATCCGGCTGGAAAACATCCACGACCATCCCGCCTCGGTCGGCTTCCCCGAGCACCACCCCCCGATGCGCACCTTCCTCGGTGTGCCGATCCGGATCCGGGATGAGGTCTTCGGCAACCTGTATCTGTCGGAGAAGACGTCCGGACAACCGTTCAGCGAGGACGACGAGGTGCTGACCCAGGCCCTCGCGGCCGCCGCAGGCATCGCGATCGACAACGCCCGTCTGTTCGAACAGTCCCGCACGCGCCAGGCGTGGATCGAGGCGACCCGAGACATCGCGACCGAGTTGCTCGGCGGCGCTGATCCCGCGCGGGTGTACCGCCTGGTGGCCGAGGAGTCGCTCAAGCTGACCCACGCCGACGTCGCGTTCGTCGCCGTGCCCGCCGACGGTGACGAGCTCGTCATCGCCGACGCCGCCGGGGATACCCGCACGGACCCATCGGTGGCGTCGCTGATCCCGTTGCAGGGCAACGATATCGGTGAGGCGTTCGTGGCGCGGACACCCCGGCTGGTCGAGGTGATCGCCGCGCAGACCGGCCTGCTCGACGACGCCGGCCCCGCGCTGATCCTGCCGATGAGGACGACCGAGGCGGTCGCCGGGGTGGTGGTGCTGCTGCGGCGCGCCGGGCGGCCGGCGTTCACCGCCGAGCAGTTGGAGATGATGGCGGCTTTCGTCGACCAGGCGGCGCTGGCCTGGCAGTCGGCGGTCGCCCAGCGCCGCATCCGCGAACTCGACGTCCTGACCGACCGCGATCGCATCGCCCGCGATCTGCACGATCAGGTGATCCAACGGCTGTTCGGGGTGGGGTTGACGCTGCAGGGCACGATTCCGCGCGCCCGGACGCCGGATGTGCAACGGCGGCTGATCGAATCCGTGGACGATCTGCAGGAGGTGATCCAGCAGATCCGCACGGCCATCTTCGACCTACAGGGCGGGTCGTCGGGCAGCACCCGGTTGCGCCAACGTCTCGACGAGGCCATCGCCCATCTCGCCGGCGCCGAACTGCGGACGACGGTTCAGTACGTCGGGCCGTTGTCCGTGGTCGGTGCCGAACTCGCCGACCATGCCGAAGCGGTGGTGTCCGAAGCGGTCAGCAACGCCGTGCGTCACGCGCAGGCGACCGAGCTCTCGGTGCTGGTGACGGTGGACGACGATCTGCGGATCGAGATCAGGGACAACGGCGTCGGGATCCCGGACAACCTCACCGAGAGCGGTCTGGCCAACCTGCGCCGGCGCGCCGAAGAGGTCGGCGGTGCTCTCACGATCGAACCCGCCGCCGGAGGCGGTACCTGCCTGAGCTGGACCGCCCCACTGACCTGA